TGGCCCTGCCCTGTCTGGAAGTGGCTTCCTTGGCTGAGGAGGGCTGGATAGAGCTGCATTCAAAGACATCAGTGAAAGAGCCTCCTGGCTCAGCCATAGTCGACATTGCAGACGCACAAGATGCTGCCCTCCCACCAGGTCTTGGGTTTATTGAACACTCTTCCCAACAGCAGCTCACAAAGGTGAAACAAAGCAACATTTGTGGCCACTTACGCTCCGGCTGTGGGCTCAAGAGGCCAGATGTCTGCCGGCCCTCTTCTATTCCTTGTGATGACCACGCCCTCTTTGGGCGACGTCCCTGCGACGATGTAGTAAACGTCCGCAATGATCGGGGTCGCAGCCAGTTTGAGAACGGCAGCTTGAAAGTCTGCAGCCTTGCTCAGGGTCTAATGCAAAACCAAAATCACCTGGAATCAATACTGCACAGCCTGCTGAGCACTGCATCAAGACAGCTCGGAGACGGGAGGGCTCTTGGCTCCAGCAAAGGCTGCGTTTTATAGAAAGGTCAATGTTTGGCTTAGTGATCAATAGAGTAGGTATCTGTGTAGTATGGGAATGGTTTCtcacttaggccctgatcttgccaTCAATGTACACACTTTAGGAGCACTGAAGCCAAGAGGATAATCAATGTGCTTGAACTTAAGCAGACatctaaatgtttgcaggatgcGGCCATATATAAAGCCAAATTGTAAACTCCATCCTCACACAAGTGAGCAGTTAATGCCAAGAGTCGTTCCTCTTAACTCATCAGGCCCATTAGGAAGAATGAggacaccaaaaaagaaaaaaaaaaagaaaaagaaaaccatcccaagactgggatttttaaaagagcctAAGGAAATCaggcccctgctcccagctgactttcaatgggacttgggtAGTTAACTTCCTTAGGCTACTTTGAATATCCCAGCCCAAACACACGATTATCTGGTAGGTCCAGGTTTGGTGAACACACATTTTTCCCATCGCtaataaataacatttaaaaaaaaatcattaaaatagcTGTCCAACCCGACTTGAACCATTTGGCATAAGAACCAGGAATGGACAATGACTAGGAATTGAGTACGCTGGTTTCACGGTCCAAACTGAGTAAAATATAGAAAGTAACTGTAaacgtgtggactcacccccacggcgcctcctgctggttgcttcgaggaattagctcaattccagcccagagcaccctctgcaggcaggtGGTCCACCTGTCCTCCACTGGCCccgggcccctccctggacctcggtgcccctttaactgggtctcccctctcccaggggaacccccaccccactatccccactttgtctCAGTATTGGccactgcccagtcattgtctagcccctacaccccggggcagactgcagtatcagccactcatcaacaggcaaaggggttttggcctggctgcctttacccaccctctggctgcccctctgcaagcccagtaccttgaaagcctagaattaggccctgcagcctggggagttgctggcctagggcttcccagctcctaaggcttttcccccagccctgccttcctttaggtTCCCTGGGTGAGTCCccgagcagccaggcctgtctctctttCCCTGTCAAAGAGAGACTGTTTGCTTCTGGCTACCTTGGCCTTCTTATAAAGCCTGGGGCTGCAGCCACTCctgccatcagcccaggcttctggctccagctacagccccttgccagggctattttaaccccttctctcccagAGCAGGAGTCTATCCTGCTACAAACCAGAGAGCATCAATGATGAAAAGTAATGGAGCTGAGCAATGCTGTCAATTTCCAAGGAAGCAATTCGTAGGACTAAGCCCTAAATTATGTGATGAAAGATAAAAGGTTTCTCCAGGCCTTGGTTTTAACTTTGGTTTATGTGAATATTGGTGACAGTGAGGAGATAAAAATGCAAATGAGTTATTTAGGCCTTGTGCCTGCAAACTCATGCATGTAACTTCACACAAATGActagtcccattgatgtcaatggagttactcataTGTGTAAAACTATGCATGTgccaaagtgtttgcaagattaggGCTGTAGGAAATACTCCCTCAAAAACTGACCCTAATAAATTAACACAGCACAGGAATTAAAAGCAAATAGGGCTtgggaaataaattaaaaaaaagacagcagGGACCTTCTACAGtatcacttaaagtcgtcccggttaatgttgttttgtggctgatcaattagggaacatgctcatttaaagttgcgcaatgctcccttctaaccttgtttggcagctgcctgctttgtccactgcttgcaggaagagcagcctgttgcagctagctggtgggggcttggaaccagggtagaCCAGCAGCTCCCCTGTCAGGCCCTCTAAGTTtcctgtgctgcagccgcccagcaggctatcaattgctggcagttcagctgtccctccccccagccatgtgctgctccagccctctgccttggagctgctcccaggagcctcctgcttgctgtgcaggggggctAGGGAGGGGCTAATATCAGGGTGTTCCCCTCCCTGTTCCTTTACCCCATTTCCATGGCTGGGGGAGGCAcaaggctcaggatggagggagtttgctggcagcagctgctgtctcaacttgccgATCTACTTAAAAGGccaatgtacttagagtgcggtCAGAATACTTAAAGAGGCAATGCacagctctctccctctctttctcacacacacagacagcgtGTGTGTTACGccatgctgcctcccctccctccattcgggCTGCCTTGTAGCGTGTGAGGCTACATTAGCAACATGTTAACCCTTgcgggctcagccaagtgctagttcatcatttaggccttggctacactcacactttacagcgctgcaactggggtgtgaaaaaacacccccctgagcgctgcaagatacagcactgtaaagcgtcagtgtaatcagggcagcagcgctgggagcgtggctcccagcgctgcacgctacacccgtaagggatgtggtttacatgcagcgctgggagagctctctcccagcgctgccgctctgactacactcacacttcaaagcgctgcccgggcagcgctttgaaattccaaatgtagccatacccatagattTAGCAGTATGGCATTCCCTGGCAAATATCCCACCTTCTgatttcaccacctcaaccaagcttcacaatcatcatcgctgtgtaccagtattaaattgtttgttaaaaacttattttgtgtgtgtgtgtgtgtgtgtgtgtgtgtgtgtgtgtgtgtgtgtgtgtgtgtgtgtgtgtgtgtgtgtgtgtgtgtgtgtgtgtgtgtgtgtgtgtgtgtgtgtgtgtgtgtgtgtgtctctatacatataatatagtcttttgtctggcaaaaaaaatttccctggaacctaacccccacatttacattaattcttatggggaaattggattcgcttaacatcgttttgcttaaagtagcatttttcaggaacattaagtgaagagttactgaaCAACAAACAAGGTACATGAAGAAATTAAATGTTTAGGTATGTCTGGCTCCTAGTAAtcaaagatttgtttttttctcatATATGGCAGTCTCAGCGTTTGCTTGTTATTCCACTGAAGTTATGCAAGAAACATACTGTGTGTATGGTACAAAGGTCAGGACCATTTTCTAGACAGCATCTGCAAATTCATTTCAGATGTGCTGAACTAGCATCAGGTGCCTGAACGAGAGTCATACAGGAAAGAAGCAGGAGGCTGGGTTTTTGTGTCACAATGTGTAAGTGTTCTCCTCTCATCACCTCCTTCAAAGTGACTTGTTTGGTTCCCTTAGCTAGCCCTGGAGCGGTGCACTGAAATCCTAATAATTGCTTAGAACTTTGTGCCCATATTTCCTAAGCAGCTCTCTGTACACTCCTACCTTCCTTCCACATAACACGGCAAGATGGAGTTCGGTTACAGACAGTTCATTTTCTTTAGCTTCTGGACAAGACGTATCCGGCATTTCAAAAAATTATTACTACTGAGGGTTCAATAATCAGCTATAGGGGGAACTCTGCAATTCAGGAAGCCTACTATACTCACAGTCTTTCAACAAACACCCAGTGTTACAGATAACAACTCCCTCCCTGACAATTTAATCTCTCCCCTTTGGAGTTTCACCAAATTAATCAAACATAAGATCCCACAATGCCACTCTGATGCCTCAACAGGGTGTGTATTATTTTTCAAATGTCTTCATTTTGAGATGTTCTGGCAAAAGGCATTTTGCTTTACAATTAAAAACTGCTACACTAATTGTTTCAGTACATACATattgctgaaggcaaagcagtgGATAAGCAGGTGGTTATTTTAAATAGACTCCATTCAACAACTAACAAGCTTCTGCAGAAGTGTTCATTCATGTTCTTCTGAGTTTGAGATGGGAGTTGAATCTTCTCAGGAAGACTCAAACTAGCTCTCATCGAGCTAACTCAGTATCAATGAAGACAAGGTGGCACAGGCTACCTGCTTGAGTAATACCCAAGGGCCCAAAAGAGCTTGTACAGCCTATGCCACTGTGGCTTCACAGCTTTTGTTACGtgatctagctagatcaaagccagCTCAGctgtgtctacatgtgctgcagtcacacctctgactgcagagtAGACAGACTTCTCAAAACTGCCAGCTACGGCGCTGCTTTCAGACACTAACTGCAAACCTGCTCTGCAGTGGAACATACTGTTTATTTTACTTGGAAACCAAAGAGTCTTGTTTGTTATAATTCATGACACGGAGAAACAGCGCAGTTTTATTTTGCCAACTACCCAGCACATCACATACGTGTGACTCCATTAAACCACAAACTTAGCCAGAGGTTTAATTGCCTGTGTAATTCTCACTGTGAAGTTGAATACTTTCTGAAGTAATAGCCTATATATGCAACTATACTTGCAAGTAGTATAAAATACCTTCCCTATCGCATACCCACCAGTGCCGCTATTATGCATTTGCACTATTTTGTATCCAACTGGTCCCTTAAAATACTTCCTGTTCTGTGGGACAGGCATCTTTTCACAGAAACGTAAATGTTATTGAGTGATAAATTCAAGCTTTCTGGTAAGAAACCCCTGCAGTACTGGAAGGGCCTCTATTTCCTGCCCTAGGACAGTTTATAGCTCAAAAACTCTCAGACAATACAATATGCTCCTATACAGGTCATATACTTGTCAGTGTATCTATGTAATTTTCAAtgcaaatgaaaaatggaaaaacagttGTTATTATAGTTTGCATCTTCAAATAGCTTGTGACTAAGATAAAGAAGATGAAATACTTTGCATACTTACATCCCTGATAAGCCAGCTGACTGGGATGTTTCGACTCAAGAAAGCAGCTATTGCATTCTCCCACCATCTTCCCTTAGctgcaaaaagaaatggaaagtgtTATTACACATGCAGGCAATTCCTGCTGCCAACCAATACCTATACTGTGCATCTTCATCATCTCTCCCCATCTTACTATCCTTCACCTCTCCTTTCAAGCTCCGTTTTCAATCTCTATaatcccctccctctccttcacTATCAAAGTCCAGTACAATAAATTCTCCATCCATGCTGCTACTGGGAATCAAAGTGGCAGCCACTGACTACCAACTGCCAGCTGGGTGGGTCATTCTTCACCCAGCTGTAGCAATTCTTGGGTGAAGAATGACCCACCAAATAGCTACAGTCCAACACCCACTGTGACAAGGACCAACACTATAACAGAATTTGAGAAAAGACTAGTTATCCCACTTTACCTACACCAAAAACCCAAAAGTAAAATGACTGTAGGAGATTCAATATCAAGTGACTTGAAGGGGCACTGTCACAACAAATACTCAACACCTCTCAGGAAAGACAAGCATTAGCAATTTCAGTCAGAAAGTCCCCAAGTTCCTTTTCCATTACAGTTGGCGACTCGCTGACTTTTCCATTTGTAAACATTATTTCTTCATAGCAGAAACTGGGCAAGGGAAAGGCTGAGGTTAGTATAACAGAGGGCAGAGTCTTGTAACACACATTATGGACAGGGCCacaagtgctccacctaggaaggaacaatcagtttcacacatacagaatgggaagagactgtctaggaaggagtatggcagaaagagatctaggggtcataatagaccacaagcttaatatgagtcaacagtgtgatactgttgcaaaaaaagcaaacatgattctgggatgcattaacaggtgtgttgtaaacaagacacgagaagtcattcttccgctttactctgcgctggttaggcctcagctggagtattgtgtccagttctgggcaccgcatttcaagaaagatgtggagaaattggagagggtccagagaagagcaacaagaatgattaaaggtcttgagaacatgacctatgaaggaaggctgaaggaattgggtttgtttagtttggaaaagagaagactgagaggggacatgatagcagttttcaggtgtctaaaagggtgtcatcaggaggagggagaaaacttgttcaccttagcctccaatgatagaacaagaagcaatgggcttaaactgcagcaagggagatttaggttggacattaggaaaaagttcctaactgtcagggtagttaaacactggaatagattgcctagggaagttgtggaatctccatctctggagatatttaagagtaggttagataaatggctattagggatggtctagacagtatttggtcctgccatgagggcaggggactggactcgatgacctctcgaggtcccttccagtcctagagtctatgagtcttctcttttcccttgCATTGCCCTGTATGCATGGGCCCCACCATACTGGAACAGGCCAGGGGATCCAGCCTTTTGACTCCCTGCACaagatggtctctctctctcagccccaTATCTCCCTTCCTCAGTGGTGTCTCCTCAAAGGGCCACAAATTCTCCTCCTGGGCCTCCCCAGAATTCCCCCATCTCCTGCTTCTGCTGTTTGAAGttcaaatgctgctgtgtagacatccaaACATTTCTCCTCTCCAGGGTGGCCCCAGGTGCTTATGTATGCAGAAGGCCAGAAAGTTGTGCTCTACTCCACTTCAGTGGCCAGCACGTTTGAGGGAGACTCTGGGAGAAAAGTTAGACAGGGATAAAAGCAGCTGAACTGCAATGAGTCCTATCCAATGTAGGAGAGTTGTCAGGCGTAAGGTGATAGCTCCAACCTTGCTTCAACAAAAGTGCTGTAGAATGATGTTCTACTACATCGTTTACAACTAAGAAGTTAAACTATTGATATGTTTTGATATGACAGTGCTATGGTTGTGAGTTTGACTTACCTCGTTCGTCACCAGAGATTGTAAACTTGTGTGGACTCTGTCCAGTCCATAAGCCCACATAGCCCATAAATGTGGTACCTTTATACGCTACCTGAAATCAGAATATGTACAGCATTCTATAGTTTATGGGACAGACATGATTTTAATACGTTCCAAAACAGCATCTTATATTTTACCTGTGAATTTCCAGTAAAGAAATAACTGGATTCCACCATATGTCATTTGAAAAAGTTAACACAATAACATTATGACATTAAAATATCTGCATCATGATTGAAGGAGAAGGAAACTAAagataaaaaaaacagcaaagattaaattccactgcatttccttgctaAGGATAACCCAACTGCTATTAAAATGTTGTTCAAGAGTATCGGACTGTGAGGAGAATCTTCCATTtctaagatagatagatatgagGAGATTGCAACAGccaataaatcatttaaaatattaaaaagtaaaacaCACACATTGGTCAATGCATATAATGTTGGCAGAAGTTGTCAGACTGACAGCCATGCAATAagattcttaaaaaggaaaagataGTGCTGAAAAGGAGGAATCAGAGAAATCAGAGACGAAGATTACCTGTTCGGCTCTCCACTCCCTCTCCTCACTAAAACAGAACTCTATTGTACatgttcaaatattttgattatgtTTTAAATGTCCTCTGCATTTGGTCTCCTTGGGAGACTATTCTCCAGTCAAATACATCACACAATCAAGAAGATTTTTCTTAGACTCAGTCTGAGTTCCCTTCTCTTAATTTCCTTCCATTAAACTCTCGCTATCCCCCTATGTACtaccttaaataattcctctccattCTTGGAGTTTTCACCATTCTAATATTTGTAAACTTGCATCATCCCTTCACTATCCAATACATATTTAGAAGCTCTATCAATATTTCCTTATAAGTAGGTCTCTCCTGGCCCCAAGTCAATTTTGTTTTAGTATGAATTCTGTCCAGTTTTTCAATTTCTCTCTGATATTTTGGTGCCCAAAAATGAATAACTCAAACGCAGTTACACCATAGTCCTAGAGAGACTGGCGggagtgctcagatactacaatgatatACAAATCTCTGTTACATAAACCTGGACAGATGGAGAAGCATTCTAAATAGCAAATATTCTATTACTCATTTTCTTGCACTCCTCTGTGGATTTGTTATTCAATTCACTAAATCCAGCTGCTTAAATATATGCAGACCTGTGTGCCATTCTCAGAAAACAGCATCAACCCATGCCAAAAACAGACCATACCTGCCCATTTTGCATAAACTGCACGTCAATTGTAATCTTGCGTAAAATATCTCCAAAAGCATAATCCAGGTTCCGACCATGGTAAATGTTTCCCTTGGAATCTTGAGCAACAATACTGGTACACAACCTTGGAAAACATAAGAaaagaaactatttaaaaaaagccaaaacagacattttttcaATATTGAATAATTTTTCAGGAAATTTCTTACAGCAGTGATTGaatctttatttcattttctctgtaaaGTGCCATTAACACTTATGACATTGCATATACAAATGTTGAACagctacaatttaaaaaaaaatgttgaaactaCAAAGCAATGTAAACACTCATATGTGAAAGTAAAAGTTGCGTTTACAACCTTTTCTCCACCCCTTTCAGCATATGCATTACAATGCCGTCTTTAATTATATACCATTTCTATGCTGTATATATTGGCAAATAATTGTTTTTACTGACTTAGATACACATCTAAAATATCCTACAGTACTATGTGCTACTTTTTGTCTGACAGACCAACAAAGTCCATGAAAGTTACTTATAGGACAAACACAATTAGAACCTAGCACTATAACTCCTAGCTATAAAGGTCAGGTGCTACTCTTGGTATGTAGGCATCTCAGTTTCCTCCAGCCATAAAAATATCTTTTCAAGCAGGTAACACGCTGCTTTCCTTCACTAACCTTAAAGGTACCAATCCCCAGCCTGCTGCAAATTATTAaccagttcagcagtttctccggATACAAAATAAGTTGGGAAAAATTATGCCGATAAAATACATGATGTATTTATATTTACCTGGACGAGTCCAGGGTcaatttaaaaagaattaaaCTTAGCTGGGTCTCTCTCTTCATCCTTGCCTAAAACAGTAATTACCCTTAATATAGCAGGATTGAGCCTGATATTAAAATGCATGCTTTACACATTGGCTCTCAACTCTCTAAAGCAAAAATCAAAAAAGATATTGAATTATTGACAATGAAAATTATATAAAtctttcagaatttaaaaaattatatgtaCATATGGTTGTAGAAAAAAAGTATATTATTTAAGAAACAGTATGTAAGCATGTAATG
This sequence is a window from Gopherus evgoodei ecotype Sinaloan lineage chromosome 5, rGopEvg1_v1.p, whole genome shotgun sequence. Protein-coding genes within it:
- the NAAA gene encoding N-acylethanolamine-hydrolyzing acid amidase isoform X2: MCKALGISVGDGILINLAYEFSALCTSIVAQDSKGNIYHGRNLDYAFGDILRKITIDVQFMQNGQVAYKGTTFMGYVGLWTGQSPHKFTISGDERAKGRWWENAIAAFLSRNIPVSWLIRDTLSKAADFQAAVLKLAATPIIADVYYIVAGTSPKEGVVITRNRRGPADIWPLEPTAGAWFRVETNYDHWTTPPPFDNRRAAAIKALNATGWENINFETLFQVLSVRPVLNNYTIYTTVMSAAAPDKYMTQIRTLE